The following proteins are encoded in a genomic region of Nitrospirota bacterium:
- the efp gene encoding elongation factor P translates to MISTTDFRSGLKIEYNGDPYEIIEYQHVKPGKGAAFAKTKMKNLKTGNVLERNFRSGEKFDAPDVEEKEMQYLYAEGKNYYFMDTGNYEQLFIPESQMGGAQNYLKENMQAKVVFYKGQALSVIPPMFVELKIVETPPGVKGDTATGGSKMAKVETGALIKVPLHLDEGAVIKVDSRTGSYIERVSK, encoded by the coding sequence ATGATCTCCACCACCGACTTTAGAAGTGGCCTTAAAATTGAGTATAATGGCGACCCGTATGAAATAATCGAATATCAACATGTTAAACCCGGCAAAGGGGCAGCTTTCGCAAAAACGAAAATGAAAAACCTGAAAACGGGAAATGTTCTTGAGAGGAATTTCCGCTCGGGTGAAAAGTTTGATGCACCCGATGTCGAAGAAAAAGAGATGCAGTATCTGTATGCGGAAGGGAAAAACTACTATTTTATGGACACCGGCAACTATGAACAGCTCTTTATACCGGAAAGTCAAATGGGAGGTGCCCAGAATTACCTGAAAGAAAATATGCAGGCAAAAGTTGTTTTCTATAAAGGACAGGCGCTTTCAGTCATTCCGCCCATGTTTGTCGAATTGAAGATAGTTGAAACTCCACCGGGTGTCAAAGGGGATACTGCCACAGGCGGTTCCAAAATGGCTAAAGTGGAAACAGGCGCTCTGATCAAGGTTCCCCTTCATCTGGATGAGGGTGCCGTGATTAAAGTGGATTCCCGAACAGGATCGTACATAGAAAGAGTTTCCAAATAA
- the aroQ gene encoding type II 3-dehydroquinate dehydratase: MSSNKSKSRQRILVLHGPNLNLLGKREPGIYGCLTLEELNQEISVEADRLGIDVEIHQSNSEGELIEHIHTSGVKCHALVINPGAYTHTSIAIRDAISALLIPTVEVHLSNIYNREPFRHHSMIAPVALGQITGFGPKSYLLGLQAAVYHLRQS, translated from the coding sequence ATGAGTTCAAATAAATCAAAGTCGAGGCAAAGGATTCTGGTTCTCCATGGCCCGAATCTTAACTTATTGGGCAAACGGGAGCCCGGGATCTATGGTTGTCTGACACTGGAAGAACTCAATCAGGAAATTTCGGTTGAGGCGGACCGCCTGGGGATTGATGTGGAAATCCATCAGTCTAACTCGGAAGGGGAATTGATTGAACATATCCACACAAGCGGAGTGAAATGCCATGCTCTGGTTATTAATCCTGGCGCCTATACGCACACCAGTATCGCCATTCGAGATGCTATTTCAGCTTTGTTGATTCCGACGGTTGAAGTTCATCTTTCAAACATTTATAATAGGGAACCGTTCAGGCACCATTCCATGATTGCGCCGGTTGCCCTGGGTCAAATTACCGGGTTTGGTCCGAAAAGCTATCTTTTGGGCCTTCAGGCGGCCGTCTACCACTTGCGTCAGTCTTAA
- a CDS encoding roadblock/LC7 domain-containing protein: MRKVVEESDKALGAAIVANDGIVVEEYKKEKPLDLYVLGAEFCKTFREFKEKTEFLKKGSPLEFTVQMESAILIFKKINDEYFLVLVLDADGNFGKGRFIIRREMDQLKDEFK; the protein is encoded by the coding sequence TTGCGAAAAGTAGTAGAAGAATCAGATAAGGCTCTGGGAGCCGCAATTGTCGCAAATGACGGCATTGTGGTCGAAGAATATAAGAAGGAGAAGCCCCTCGATCTTTATGTATTGGGAGCTGAATTTTGCAAGACTTTCCGGGAGTTCAAGGAGAAAACAGAATTTCTCAAGAAGGGTTCTCCTCTTGAATTCACGGTTCAAATGGAATCGGCGATTTTGATATTCAAGAAAATCAATGACGAATATTTCCTGGTTCTGGTTCTCGACGCTGACGGAAATTTTGGGAAAGGGCGGTTTATCATCAGGCGGGAGATGGATCAGCTGAAAGATGAGTTCAAATAA
- a CDS encoding tetratricopeptide repeat protein — protein MADMPAGTVSPEIAKLSEKLQKEPGSKIFFNLAEEYFKGGMLEEALIVLQTGLKVHPSYLGAKVLLGKVYAGQNKIKEAKELFEQILKVNPDNLIVNKKLASIYFDDKLFKEAEKCCNQVLFFSSKDVDAIILLQKIQEVRKESERRPPEVKIPEPSPLPPESPENSETPVNIIEIAQSAKEVESPPDALISVAPPLTEEVSLNGKKEDKEIEKAEPESQFDFADIMKEEVKAPPERSGSSEKGEGRSKENLETMALAELYIKQGHYQKGIDIYQKLLDQDPYNETVRQQLEDARTIGNLLGLKNEPEKIEKDILETIMPPQEEPSLPVQTASSPVSSKNQSRIARLRQWLEILKNNH, from the coding sequence ATGGCTGACATGCCAGCGGGGACGGTATCTCCGGAGATTGCGAAGCTGAGTGAAAAGCTTCAGAAAGAACCCGGTTCAAAAATATTTTTCAACCTTGCAGAGGAATATTTCAAAGGGGGAATGCTTGAAGAGGCGTTAATTGTTCTTCAAACCGGTCTAAAAGTCCATCCATCCTACCTGGGTGCCAAGGTTTTGCTGGGAAAAGTATACGCGGGCCAAAATAAAATAAAAGAAGCAAAAGAGCTCTTTGAACAGATTTTGAAAGTGAACCCGGACAATCTTATCGTCAATAAGAAACTCGCCTCAATCTATTTTGACGATAAACTTTTCAAAGAGGCAGAGAAGTGTTGCAACCAGGTCCTCTTTTTTAGTTCGAAAGATGTCGACGCGATCATCCTTCTTCAAAAGATACAGGAAGTCAGAAAAGAGTCTGAGCGGCGACCGCCGGAGGTCAAAATTCCTGAACCGTCTCCTCTGCCGCCGGAGTCCCCTGAAAATTCAGAAACCCCGGTTAATATAATAGAAATTGCGCAGTCCGCAAAAGAAGTTGAATCGCCTCCCGATGCGTTGATCTCTGTGGCGCCTCCCTTAACAGAAGAAGTTTCGTTAAATGGGAAAAAAGAAGACAAGGAAATAGAGAAGGCAGAACCGGAAAGCCAGTTTGATTTTGCCGATATCATGAAAGAGGAGGTTAAAGCGCCTCCCGAGAGAAGCGGCTCTTCGGAAAAAGGGGAGGGAAGGTCAAAAGAGAACCTGGAAACTATGGCTCTGGCTGAACTCTATATCAAGCAGGGTCATTATCAAAAAGGCATTGATATCTATCAAAAACTGCTTGACCAGGACCCCTATAACGAAACGGTTCGGCAACAGCTGGAAGACGCCAGGACGATCGGAAATCTCCTGGGTCTGAAAAATGAACCGGAAAAGATTGAAAAGGACATTCTCGAAACGATTATGCCTCCTCAGGAGGAGCCATCGCTTCCTGTTCAAACCGCGTCATCTCCCGTGAGTTCCAAGAACCAGTCTCGAATTGCCAGACTTAGGCAATGGCTTGAAATACTCAAAAATAACCATTAA
- the coaBC gene encoding bifunctional phosphopantothenoylcysteine decarboxylase/phosphopantothenate--cysteine ligase CoaBC yields MRNRKIVLGVTGSIAAYKAVSLLRQLTSREAQVTVVMTRSALKFISPLTFEVLSNRKVLTDIFMPSHEMAHISLAESADLILIVPATANFIAKASAGLADDLLSALVLATRVQVIMAPAMDGEMWSKTTTRRNVEFLKTEGIRFIPPEKGRLASGKTGEGRLAAEESILREISSYFDKKRDLNGKKVTISAGPTLEPIDPVRFISNRSSGKMGYALAHEALYRGAEVTLISGPTNLVPPAGARFIPVQTGEGMAREALNLFPKSDIFIMAAAVSDYQVIRPAEKKIKKQKGPFQLQLNPTKDILAEMGNMKSNQILVGFAAETESADRYPVKKLKDKNLDLIVANNISLKGAGFGSENNIVTFYDRAGHKETFSLLPKRKVAENIFDKILTLIGHSK; encoded by the coding sequence ATGCGAAACAGGAAGATTGTTCTTGGCGTGACAGGAAGCATCGCGGCATATAAGGCCGTCTCCTTATTACGTCAATTGACTTCCCGGGAAGCCCAGGTCACGGTGGTGATGACCCGATCCGCCCTCAAATTTATCTCCCCGCTCACATTTGAAGTCCTGTCAAACCGGAAAGTGTTAACGGACATTTTCATGCCTTCGCATGAAATGGCCCATATCTCCCTTGCGGAATCCGCAGATTTGATTCTCATTGTTCCCGCTACGGCGAATTTTATCGCAAAAGCCTCGGCAGGCCTCGCCGACGATCTCTTAAGTGCGCTGGTACTTGCGACCCGGGTCCAGGTTATCATGGCTCCGGCAATGGATGGTGAAATGTGGAGCAAGACGACCACCCGGAGAAATGTCGAATTTCTGAAGACAGAGGGAATTCGATTCATTCCGCCTGAAAAAGGACGACTCGCGTCTGGAAAGACAGGCGAAGGGCGCCTCGCAGCGGAAGAGTCCATTCTCAGGGAGATTTCGAGTTATTTTGATAAAAAGCGGGATTTGAATGGAAAAAAAGTGACTATTTCAGCTGGTCCGACGCTAGAACCGATCGATCCTGTCCGATTTATATCGAATCGTTCTTCCGGAAAAATGGGATATGCCCTGGCCCATGAGGCCTTGTACCGGGGTGCCGAAGTGACCTTGATTTCTGGTCCGACGAATCTTGTGCCTCCTGCCGGAGCAAGATTCATACCGGTTCAGACCGGCGAAGGGATGGCCCGCGAGGCACTTAATCTCTTCCCGAAATCCGATATTTTTATTATGGCCGCTGCTGTTTCAGATTATCAGGTCATTCGCCCTGCGGAAAAAAAGATTAAAAAACAGAAGGGTCCGTTCCAACTTCAGCTGAATCCGACGAAAGATATTCTTGCCGAAATGGGAAATATGAAATCGAATCAGATTTTGGTTGGTTTTGCTGCGGAGACGGAAAGTGCCGACCGTTATCCGGTCAAAAAGTTGAAAGACAAAAATCTTGATCTGATCGTGGCAAATAATATCAGTTTAAAAGGGGCAGGGTTCGGTTCAGAGAATAATATTGTCACTTTTTATGACCGGGCGGGACATAAAGAAACCTTTTCCCTCCTTCCCAAAAGAAAAGTTGCCGAAAACATTTTTGACAAAATATTGACTTTGATTGGGCATTCGAAATGA
- the rpoZ gene encoding DNA-directed RNA polymerase subunit omega, protein MLDIISLPIVVENKKIDSRHRLVIMAAQRAKQIVEAPTAPIDTRYEKATTVSIEEILENKVVFHTGRDARQAQREAKRMREEELKTQAMIAKEGEMITEIKKELSVYVDDSILKEPEGE, encoded by the coding sequence ATGCTTGATATTATTTCATTGCCCATTGTCGTTGAAAACAAGAAAATAGATAGCCGCCATCGTTTAGTCATCATGGCGGCCCAGCGGGCGAAACAAATCGTCGAAGCGCCCACGGCACCTATCGATACCCGGTACGAAAAGGCTACGACGGTATCCATCGAAGAGATTTTGGAAAATAAAGTCGTTTTTCACACTGGAAGGGATGCCAGGCAGGCCCAAAGAGAAGCGAAACGTATGAGAGAAGAAGAGCTCAAGACCCAGGCGATGATTGCAAAAGAGGGTGAAATGATTACCGAGATCAAGAAAGAATTGAGTGTTTATGTTGACGATTCAATTCTTAAAGAGCCGGAAGGGGAGTAA
- the gmk gene encoding guanylate kinase, whose protein sequence is MIEGSSKQGQLFIVSAPSGAGKTSLCRRVMEEVKNLKTSVSYTTRARRQGESDGIDYFFVDRDQFRTMIENNEFLEYAEVHGNLYGTSRSQLMSLQKQGYDVLLDIDAQGAMQLKKKYKEGVYIYILPPSFEVLKSRLVERNSDSPEEIARRLKKAREEIWNYREYYYLIINDDFEGALESLKAIVISERIKMKRMNFSWIEETFIKVKEGV, encoded by the coding sequence ATGATCGAAGGGAGCAGCAAACAGGGACAACTCTTTATTGTCTCGGCGCCTTCCGGAGCAGGGAAAACATCCCTCTGCAGACGTGTCATGGAAGAAGTCAAGAATTTGAAGACGTCAGTATCCTACACGACGAGGGCACGGAGACAGGGAGAGTCCGACGGCATCGATTATTTCTTCGTCGACCGGGATCAGTTCAGAACGATGATCGAAAATAACGAATTTCTGGAATATGCGGAAGTCCATGGGAATTTGTATGGGACTTCCCGGAGTCAGCTGATGTCACTCCAGAAACAGGGCTATGATGTGTTATTAGATATCGATGCCCAGGGAGCGATGCAGTTAAAAAAGAAATACAAGGAAGGAGTCTATATCTACATTCTACCCCCCTCCTTTGAGGTTCTCAAATCGAGACTGGTCGAGAGAAATTCTGATTCTCCCGAAGAGATTGCCCGAAGATTGAAGAAGGCGAGGGAGGAGATCTGGAACTACAGGGAATATTATTATCTGATCATCAATGATGATTTCGAAGGAGCTCTTGAAAGCTTGAAAGCGATTGTTATTTCAGAGCGGATCAAAATGAAACGAATGAATTTTTCCTGGATCGAGGAGACTTTTATAAAAGTGAAAGAAGGAGTATAA
- a CDS encoding YicC family protein, whose translation MIKSMTGYGKADLEITGYRVGLEIRSVNHRFCEISVQNLPQDLRFLETKLKKLVSRRFSRGHFYLSFQVMPMENEFSFGNIYLNEEALERCFLALSGIKKKLGLTEEVSLTHLLQLQDKFVQKMPGVDFKEFESKIESLLQKAMSELDRMREEEGKSLASDLQSHLLLIKSQIGEIERYREGILQNYKNRLLKKLDELKSILEMDPQRLAQEVVLYSDRMDIQEEISRLISHLSQFEKMIQGNEPSGRGMDFLLQEMNREINTIGSKTGGTPTTLFVKQELEILREQVQNVE comes from the coding sequence ATGATAAAAAGCATGACCGGATATGGAAAGGCGGACCTTGAAATAACAGGTTACCGTGTCGGGCTTGAAATCAGGTCGGTCAATCACCGATTTTGTGAAATCTCGGTCCAAAATTTGCCGCAGGACCTGAGATTTCTTGAGACGAAATTGAAGAAATTGGTTTCGAGAAGATTTTCGAGAGGACATTTTTATCTCTCCTTTCAAGTCATGCCAATGGAAAACGAATTCTCATTCGGGAATATTTATTTAAATGAAGAAGCATTGGAGCGCTGTTTTTTAGCCCTGTCGGGGATTAAAAAGAAGCTAGGATTGACAGAGGAGGTCTCACTCACGCATCTCCTCCAGCTGCAAGACAAATTTGTTCAGAAAATGCCAGGCGTTGATTTTAAAGAGTTTGAAAGCAAGATCGAGTCTCTATTGCAAAAGGCGATGTCAGAATTAGACAGGATGAGAGAAGAGGAGGGGAAATCTCTGGCTTCGGATCTGCAATCGCATCTGTTGTTGATCAAAAGTCAGATCGGCGAAATCGAGCGTTACCGGGAAGGGATCCTGCAAAACTACAAAAACCGTTTATTGAAGAAGCTGGATGAACTGAAGTCGATACTGGAAATGGACCCGCAAAGACTGGCGCAGGAAGTCGTGTTATATTCAGACCGGATGGACATCCAGGAAGAAATCTCGCGGCTGATCAGCCATCTCTCGCAGTTTGAAAAGATGATTCAGGGAAATGAGCCGTCAGGGCGCGGGATGGATTTCCTCCTTCAGGAGATGAACCGGGAGATCAATACGATCGGTTCAAAGACCGGGGGAACGCCGACGACGCTGTTTGTTAAACAAGAACTTGAAATCCTTCGTGAACAGGTTCAAAATGTGGAATAG
- a CDS encoding LptF/LptG family permease — MMILDRYFLKEFLPPFLLTLSLLTGMLFVQQLMEFIELSLTKGVDSVTLFKIFLFAIPSLLVLTLPISVLISSIIVMNRFSSDNELISIRSAGLSFYRIVRPIFYISAGVGLLTLLLATWAKPWGGNSLKEISFEVLKKRINVALEEGIFNDLFDKMMIYVEEMPNYSDLKGIFISDLRNPEEPALILAQEGTFVTDETSSSVGFQLINGNIYRKGENENLFQQIVFSRYDLKIDLSGYIQKPGERVKENLGLYALRKKISSTAVNKQNIEDLQRLQEYYKTYALPLTTILFGLLGPSLGTFSRRAAGNLGGFAIGIGVVILYYFMTVFGDYCLVQNWFSPFLSAFLPNAILFLFSLFFLIKTDRQILWPPKKLMSP, encoded by the coding sequence ATGATGATTCTAGATCGATATTTTCTAAAAGAATTTCTTCCCCCATTTCTACTCACGCTTTCTCTTCTGACGGGAATGTTGTTTGTGCAACAGCTGATGGAATTTATTGAACTTTCACTTACAAAAGGGGTCGATTCTGTCACCCTTTTTAAAATATTTCTCTTCGCCATTCCGTCCCTGCTGGTCCTCACCCTTCCCATTTCGGTGCTGATCTCCTCTATTATCGTGATGAACCGGTTCTCATCTGATAATGAGTTGATTTCCATTCGATCCGCCGGTTTAAGCTTCTACAGGATCGTCCGTCCTATATTTTATATTTCCGCCGGGGTCGGACTTCTGACTCTGCTTCTGGCTACCTGGGCAAAGCCGTGGGGAGGAAATTCACTTAAGGAAATTTCATTCGAAGTCCTCAAGAAAAGGATCAATGTCGCGTTGGAAGAAGGAATCTTTAACGACCTTTTTGATAAAATGATGATCTATGTGGAGGAGATGCCGAACTATTCGGATTTAAAAGGCATTTTTATTTCTGATTTGAGAAATCCGGAAGAACCTGCCCTGATTCTTGCTCAGGAAGGAACTTTCGTGACAGACGAAACTTCCAGTTCGGTCGGTTTCCAGCTCATTAACGGGAATATTTATCGAAAAGGTGAAAACGAAAATCTCTTCCAGCAGATCGTTTTTTCCAGATACGATCTTAAAATTGACCTCTCCGGGTACATTCAAAAGCCAGGCGAACGTGTTAAAGAAAATCTTGGACTCTACGCACTCAGAAAAAAAATCTCGAGTACAGCCGTTAATAAACAAAATATTGAAGATTTACAAAGACTTCAGGAATATTACAAAACCTACGCGCTTCCCCTGACAACGATCCTCTTTGGACTGTTAGGCCCTTCACTGGGAACTTTCAGCCGGAGGGCTGCGGGAAATCTGGGAGGATTCGCAATCGGTATCGGCGTCGTGATCCTTTATTATTTCATGACGGTTTTTGGCGACTACTGCCTGGTTCAAAATTGGTTTTCACCTTTCCTGTCCGCTTTTTTGCCCAATGCCATTCTCTTTCTTTTTTCTCTCTTTTTCCTGATAAAGACCGACCGCCAGATTCTTTGGCCTCCCAAAAAACTGATGTCGCCATGA
- the lptG gene encoding LPS export ABC transporter permease LptG has product MTLITRYVAREFIKLFALSLVSLVLIYLLIDFFEKVRIFLRYKPDIFTILEYFICQIPKYIYDTAPIAILLSTLIVFGTFSKNNEMTALKSAGISPYKTALPVVGIAAIIGVILLYANTDLIPAGIKQAELVRSVFIEKKGEFSYFRQNKIWFRAEDHVLFNVQLVDPDQHKIFGIGIYKLSDTFSLKESIDARELIYEGSEWYLVSGVKRTFLKGGEIRTEKFDRERITLDITPEDFKQIGIQEDRLKYVELKNYVKKLSAEGYVTTRYWVDLYGRIAFPVVNVIMAIVAIPFGLRNEKRSGGISKGIGISLAIGFSYWVVYALSTSLGHNGMIPPFLSAWLANILFMVIGGYLFLTIRQ; this is encoded by the coding sequence ATGACTCTGATTACCCGCTATGTCGCAAGAGAATTCATCAAACTATTTGCCCTGTCACTAGTCTCACTTGTTTTGATCTACTTATTAATCGACTTTTTTGAAAAAGTCAGAATATTCCTCCGTTACAAACCGGATATTTTTACGATCCTCGAATATTTCATCTGTCAGATCCCGAAATATATATATGATACTGCACCCATTGCAATCCTGCTTTCGACCCTGATCGTATTTGGGACATTCTCAAAAAACAACGAAATGACCGCCCTGAAGAGCGCGGGAATAAGCCCTTACAAGACCGCCTTACCTGTGGTGGGAATCGCTGCAATCATTGGTGTGATCTTACTGTACGCAAACACCGATCTTATTCCTGCAGGGATTAAACAGGCGGAATTGGTCAGATCCGTTTTCATTGAAAAGAAAGGCGAATTTTCCTACTTCAGGCAAAATAAAATATGGTTTCGGGCGGAAGATCATGTCCTATTCAATGTTCAGCTGGTCGATCCGGACCAGCACAAGATATTTGGGATTGGAATTTATAAATTATCAGATACTTTTTCATTAAAAGAATCGATCGATGCGAGGGAACTGATTTACGAAGGGTCCGAGTGGTATCTGGTCTCGGGAGTCAAAAGAACTTTTTTGAAGGGGGGAGAAATCCGTACGGAAAAATTCGATCGGGAGCGAATTACTCTGGACATCACTCCGGAAGATTTCAAACAGATCGGAATTCAGGAAGATCGCCTGAAATATGTTGAACTTAAAAACTATGTTAAAAAACTTTCTGCGGAAGGGTACGTGACCACCCGATATTGGGTGGACTTATACGGTAGAATTGCATTTCCGGTGGTCAATGTCATTATGGCCATCGTTGCGATTCCATTTGGTTTAAGGAATGAAAAGCGGTCCGGAGGAATTTCGAAAGGAATTGGTATCAGCCTTGCAATCGGATTTAGTTATTGGGTAGTATACGCCCTGAGTACTTCTCTCGGGCATAACGGAATGATTCCTCCCTTTCTATCCGCCTGGCTGGCGAATATTCTTTTTATGGTGATTGGGGGTTACCTCTTCCTGACCATTCGGCAGTAG
- a CDS encoding DUF3108 domain-containing protein yields MFRKINTIAITFFLFLSLLAVQISGADSAHSSINFPGVRPVQVIQSGERLEFSVNWMGMNAGSAILEVGQEVEIGASRAFHIMSTARSNDFISRFFPVEDRIETFVDAENLLPLKFMIHQREGRRFKEREVHYDQTNHKVLQLEEGREETFKIEPNTQDALSALYFFRTLEMPAPGGSAIIKVHEGGKNWDLEVKVLGKEAIDTPVGQFNTVKTLVMARYEGVFMNKGDITVWFTDDDRRVPVQMQSKVAIGMIKALLVSKDDGN; encoded by the coding sequence ATGTTTAGAAAAATCAATACGATAGCGATTACTTTCTTTTTATTCCTCTCCCTTCTTGCCGTGCAGATTTCGGGGGCAGACTCCGCCCATTCTTCAATTAATTTCCCTGGAGTCAGACCTGTCCAGGTGATCCAATCCGGAGAACGGCTGGAGTTCTCAGTGAATTGGATGGGAATGAACGCGGGAAGTGCGATTTTGGAAGTGGGCCAAGAGGTCGAGATTGGGGCAAGCAGAGCATTTCACATCATGTCGACAGCAAGATCAAATGACTTTATCTCCCGTTTTTTTCCTGTGGAAGACCGGATCGAGACCTTTGTGGATGCGGAAAATCTTTTGCCTCTCAAATTTATGATTCATCAGAGAGAAGGGAGAAGGTTTAAAGAGCGAGAAGTCCATTACGATCAGACCAATCATAAAGTTCTTCAGCTCGAAGAGGGGAGGGAGGAGACTTTTAAAATAGAACCTAACACGCAAGATGCCCTTTCGGCCCTCTATTTTTTCCGGACGCTCGAGATGCCCGCACCGGGTGGATCGGCAATCATCAAAGTGCACGAAGGGGGAAAGAATTGGGATTTGGAAGTGAAAGTCCTGGGAAAAGAGGCGATCGATACCCCTGTCGGACAATTCAATACGGTAAAAACGTTGGTCATGGCGCGGTACGAAGGAGTCTTCATGAACAAAGGAGACATTACCGTTTGGTTTACCGATGATGATCGGCGCGTGCCGGTTCAAATGCAGAGTAAAGTGGCAATTGGAATGATCAAAGCCCTGCTCGTATCCAAAGACGACGGGAACTGA